One window of the Archangium primigenium genome contains the following:
- a CDS encoding LysE family translocator has product MTITQSLLTYLFAAGVLTITPGVDTVMVLRTATLEGPRRAAFAALGIGLGCLVWGALVALGLGALLAASEVAFTGLKWAGAAYLVWLGIGLIREPRTGLDVAGTERAAGATGARDWLRRGLFTNLLNPKVGVFYVTLLPQFVPEGVPVAGYTFLLAVIHVGLGLLWGLALIGAAVPLGRTLKRPAVVRGMDRLTGCVFIAFGARLALTRR; this is encoded by the coding sequence ATGACGATCACCCAATCCCTGCTGACGTACCTGTTCGCCGCGGGCGTGCTGACCATCACCCCGGGCGTCGACACGGTGATGGTGCTGCGCACCGCGACCCTGGAGGGGCCCCGGCGCGCGGCCTTCGCGGCGCTGGGCATCGGACTGGGCTGCCTCGTGTGGGGGGCCCTGGTGGCCTTGGGACTGGGCGCGCTGCTGGCCGCCTCGGAGGTCGCCTTCACCGGGCTCAAGTGGGCCGGGGCCGCGTACCTCGTCTGGCTGGGCATCGGGTTGATTCGCGAACCCCGCACGGGCCTGGACGTCGCCGGCACGGAGCGCGCGGCGGGGGCCACGGGCGCGAGGGACTGGCTGCGCCGGGGGCTGTTCACCAACCTGCTCAACCCCAAGGTCGGCGTGTTCTACGTCACGCTCCTGCCCCAGTTCGTGCCGGAGGGCGTTCCGGTCGCGGGCTACACGTTCCTCCTGGCGGTCATCCACGTGGGCCTGGGCCTGCTCTGGGGCCTGGCGTTGATTGGCGCGGCGGTGCCGCTGGGCCGGACCCTCAAGCGGCCCGCGGTGGTGCGGGGCATGGATCGGCTGACGGGGTGCGTGTTCATCGCGTTCGGGGCGCGGCTGGCCCTGACGCGGCGCTGA
- a CDS encoding methyltransferase domain-containing protein, producing MNEELGSEEGWEHAAWGLDRLSTQTRLLDPLTERFLLEAGLRPGMRVLDVGAGPGDVTFLAAGIVGPQGRVVSLEASDSAVWAIRCRAMERGLTHVHALQGTLDEARFHAPFDAVIGRFALMSAPEVPDTLYRLASNLRSGGLLAVQELDFGGARAIPSSPTFERVLSWVTRTLGKVGVHTRLGLELRRHFLDAGLPDPSLRIEENIGGGPSFPGYAMLGEVLQGLLPTMSRLGLVRPEELDVPTVVRLLHEEVGAYGGVLVLPSLVGAWATLP from the coding sequence ATGAACGAGGAACTCGGCAGTGAAGAGGGGTGGGAGCACGCCGCGTGGGGGCTGGACCGGCTGAGCACGCAGACGCGGCTCTTGGATCCCCTCACGGAGCGCTTCCTGCTCGAGGCGGGGCTGCGGCCCGGCATGCGGGTGCTGGACGTGGGCGCGGGCCCGGGGGACGTGACGTTCCTGGCCGCGGGCATCGTCGGGCCCCAGGGCCGCGTGGTGTCCCTGGAGGCCTCCGATTCGGCCGTCTGGGCCATCCGCTGCCGCGCCATGGAGCGGGGCCTCACGCACGTGCACGCGCTGCAGGGCACGCTGGACGAGGCGCGCTTCCACGCCCCGTTCGACGCCGTCATCGGGCGCTTCGCCCTGATGAGCGCCCCCGAGGTGCCCGACACCCTCTACCGGCTCGCGTCCAACCTGCGCTCCGGGGGCCTCCTCGCCGTGCAGGAGCTCGACTTCGGCGGGGCGCGCGCCATTCCCTCCTCGCCCACGTTCGAGCGGGTGCTGTCCTGGGTGACGCGCACGCTGGGCAAGGTGGGCGTGCACACCCGGCTCGGGCTGGAGCTGCGCCGGCACTTCCTGGACGCGGGCCTGCCGGATCCCTCGCTGCGCATCGAGGAGAACATCGGCGGCGGGCCCTCGTTTCCCGGCTACGCGATGCTGGGCGAGGTGCTCCAGGGCCTCCTGCCCACGATGAGCCGGCTGGGCCTGGTGCGCCCCGAGGAGCTCGACGTGCCCACCGTGGTGCGGCTGCTGCACGAGGAGGTGGGGGCCTACGGCGGCGTGCTCGTGCTGCCCTCGCTCGTGGGCGCGTGGGCCACCCTGCCCTGA
- a CDS encoding type VI immunity family protein, giving the protein MSHPWPVIRHVSARDPGRLVVREVIRLVLYLPCDHVEIAGQVSQVFETYLRSVSGHPLPFSEYSLGGDTTPLRADGWTRIRDALSPPRGERFLEDEDDEAYVDRRVKAGFQRMVQLSSLDAGVSGFGFFYWARLPWREPVEDEVSLLSLSWPTEYLAAQGSEHLRTLLIQLASLLPFSSGHAGLAFSSPNLQGPPLERVRDEALRYPGVEVTHGQRFLGAWIDGIHWLNFLGPDALKAQGGIEALRSKLRAPETLLQEMPGGGALVTLGAEPEAGDLAQGQRLPAYRELAHVLDATLLPCPPQLTWRGWLPEEPRRWWRRFLD; this is encoded by the coding sequence ATGAGCCACCCATGGCCCGTCATCCGCCATGTCTCCGCACGGGATCCCGGACGACTGGTCGTACGTGAGGTCATCCGGCTCGTGCTGTACCTGCCATGCGATCACGTGGAAATCGCCGGCCAGGTGAGCCAGGTTTTCGAGACGTATCTGCGGTCCGTGAGCGGCCATCCCCTCCCCTTCTCCGAATACTCTCTGGGAGGGGACACGACCCCGCTGAGAGCGGACGGTTGGACGCGGATTCGCGACGCCCTGTCGCCTCCTCGAGGAGAACGCTTCCTGGAGGACGAGGACGACGAGGCGTATGTCGATCGCCGGGTGAAGGCCGGGTTCCAACGGATGGTTCAGCTGTCGAGCCTGGACGCGGGCGTCAGTGGCTTCGGCTTCTTCTATTGGGCCCGGCTCCCATGGCGCGAGCCCGTGGAGGATGAGGTCAGTCTACTGAGCCTGTCCTGGCCCACGGAGTACCTCGCGGCGCAGGGGTCCGAGCACCTGCGAACACTGCTGATTCAATTGGCCTCCCTGCTGCCATTTTCCTCGGGGCATGCGGGCCTCGCGTTCTCCTCTCCGAACCTCCAGGGACCTCCGCTGGAACGGGTCCGCGACGAGGCGCTCCGCTACCCAGGCGTCGAGGTCACGCACGGGCAGCGCTTCCTCGGGGCCTGGATCGACGGCATCCATTGGCTCAACTTCCTGGGTCCCGACGCCTTGAAGGCCCAAGGTGGCATCGAGGCCCTGCGCTCCAAGCTGCGGGCGCCGGAGACGCTCCTCCAGGAGATGCCCGGGGGCGGGGCCCTCGTGACCTTGGGCGCCGAGCCCGAGGCGGGAGACCTGGCCCAGGGGCAACGGCTGCCCGCGTACCGAGAACTGGCGCATGTCCTGGACGCCACATTGCTTCCCTGTCCACCCCAGCTCACCTGGCGAGGGTGGTTGCCCGAAGAACCCCGTCGCTGGTGGCGGCGATTCCTCGACTGA
- a CDS encoding protein kinase domain-containing protein: MSQVRYQLLGPLIPGEGTRPSLALALEQGAPPVPVVVVWAPTEVAQDAMMLARLQKETERAVVFEHPHILRVHGLVTLDGRVARVTEYADGEPLRHVLDVCPRLPPPFAALIAADVAMGVHYAHVAGNDDGTPFVHADLRPETIMVSFHGVVKVSGYGALSVAPREGNGRRVRNRRLYSAPEQLMGGREASSVPTDVFLLGLLLHECLSGRKPFQDSIDPDKAILSRPLPPLPEEVPLPFNEVIRRATAKRAKERYASALAFREALVAIVGELPTPTALAEFLAKQLPRDTETRRARRAMIDQGIVELTHPAPSAALVAAPMPVAAPAAPAPTPAPAPAPVVEAAPAPRFEAASVLPTPLPPTPGIEVPPAATAQPQGEPVPVTGPLVPGMLVTPPAAPAPARRSRRASTALISAVGVGLLVSAVGLIWTIRGRPALSVTDDTGAPVDITAPVLIVEEPVDAGVPPPTVQPKTGSAVPVVPAATVPPTLVELMVSPDVAIAIDGRNMGHTPLQVPLPPGRHMVTLVDEAKGLRTARLIDVRQTTEKVTFNIKLTMGSVLIQAPAGAQVSLDGRALGTAPVVDQTIFEGEHRLRVTQDDAVWERDFVLTGEQRLVFTADIIGE; encoded by the coding sequence ATGAGCCAGGTTCGCTATCAGTTGCTGGGTCCCCTCATCCCGGGTGAGGGCACCCGGCCGTCCCTCGCCCTGGCCCTCGAGCAGGGCGCGCCCCCCGTCCCGGTGGTGGTGGTGTGGGCGCCGACCGAGGTCGCCCAGGACGCCATGATGCTGGCGCGGCTCCAGAAGGAGACGGAGCGCGCGGTGGTGTTCGAGCACCCCCACATCCTGCGCGTGCACGGCCTGGTGACGCTGGATGGCCGGGTGGCGCGTGTCACCGAGTACGCCGACGGTGAGCCGCTGCGTCACGTGCTGGATGTGTGCCCGCGGCTGCCCCCCCCCTTCGCCGCGCTGATCGCCGCGGACGTGGCCATGGGTGTGCACTACGCCCACGTGGCGGGCAACGATGACGGCACGCCCTTCGTCCACGCGGATCTGCGGCCGGAGACCATCATGGTCTCCTTCCACGGCGTGGTGAAGGTGTCCGGCTACGGCGCGCTGAGCGTCGCGCCTCGCGAGGGCAATGGCCGCCGCGTGCGCAACCGCCGCCTGTACAGCGCCCCCGAGCAGCTCATGGGCGGACGCGAGGCCTCGTCGGTCCCCACGGACGTGTTCCTCCTGGGCCTCTTGCTGCACGAGTGCCTCTCCGGGCGCAAGCCGTTCCAGGACTCCATCGATCCGGACAAGGCCATCCTCTCGCGGCCCCTGCCACCCTTGCCCGAGGAAGTGCCGCTGCCCTTCAACGAGGTCATCCGCCGCGCCACGGCCAAGCGCGCCAAGGAGCGCTACGCGAGCGCGCTGGCGTTCCGCGAGGCGCTGGTGGCCATCGTGGGCGAGCTGCCCACGCCCACCGCCCTCGCCGAGTTCCTCGCCAAGCAGCTGCCGCGCGACACCGAGACGCGGCGCGCACGCCGGGCGATGATCGATCAGGGCATCGTCGAGCTGACGCACCCGGCGCCCTCGGCGGCGCTCGTGGCCGCGCCGATGCCGGTGGCCGCGCCCGCCGCCCCGGCTCCCACTCCAGCGCCCGCCCCGGCGCCCGTCGTCGAGGCCGCGCCCGCGCCCCGGTTCGAGGCGGCCTCGGTGCTGCCCACGCCCCTGCCGCCCACGCCGGGCATCGAGGTGCCGCCCGCCGCCACCGCCCAGCCCCAGGGCGAGCCCGTGCCGGTGACGGGGCCGCTCGTGCCCGGCATGCTGGTGACGCCGCCCGCCGCGCCCGCGCCGGCCAGACGCTCGCGCCGCGCCTCCACGGCCCTCATCAGCGCGGTGGGTGTCGGGCTGCTGGTGAGCGCCGTGGGCCTCATCTGGACCATCCGGGGCCGGCCCGCACTGTCGGTGACGGATGACACGGGCGCGCCGGTGGACATCACCGCGCCGGTGCTCATCGTCGAGGAGCCCGTGGACGCGGGCGTGCCGCCGCCCACGGTGCAGCCCAAGACGGGCAGCGCGGTGCCGGTGGTGCCCGCGGCCACGGTGCCGCCCACGCTCGTGGAGCTGATGGTGAGCCCCGACGTGGCCATCGCCATCGACGGCCGGAACATGGGCCACACGCCCTTGCAGGTGCCGCTGCCGCCGGGCCGTCACATGGTGACGCTCGTGGACGAGGCCAAGGGCCTGCGCACCGCGCGGCTCATCGACGTGCGGCAGACGACGGAGAAGGTGACGTTCAACATCAAGCTCACCATGGGCTCGGTGCTCATCCAGGCGCCCGCGGGCGCCCAGGTGTCCCTGGATGGCCGGGCGCTGGGCACCGCGCCGGTGGTGGATCAGACGATCTTCGAGGGCGAGCACCGCCTGCGCGTCACCCAGGACGACGCCGTCTGGGAGCGCGACTTCGTGCTCACCGGCGAGCAGCGCCTGGTCTTCACCGCGGACATCATCGGGGAGTAG
- a CDS encoding sugar ABC transporter substrate-binding protein, whose protein sequence is MRCRSAVPLLLLSWWLCWLPGARAAELTVWHGYRASERAALEKVVATFNAAQGDKGTRVKLLAIPSDAFTDKISATLPRGTGPDVFVFPQDRLGGWVEGGNLLEPLDFFLEPAVRGRYVPGTLEALTYRGTVYALPLDFKSITMLYNKKLLPTPPRSTGELLKACKTLGASPAGQGGVCLAYPYTDFYYHAALMQAFGGRVFDPGPKVRLDAPENVKSLEFLLKWTAQKGLLPAEPSTALVTSLFNEGKAAIVFSGPWFIGEIAPGVDYGLAPLPTVDEAGGKPMRPWLTVEGVAISSSSKHKDAAFAFLAYLTGPEGARVMALEGRQNPALAQVYEDPAVAKDPVLSAIREQARTAVAMPNLPEMTMVWGPATSAMNAVSHKLSPPKAALEEAQRTVQKEVKALRRGTVEAAPKP, encoded by the coding sequence ATGCGCTGTCGTTCCGCCGTTCCGCTGCTCCTGCTGTCGTGGTGGCTGTGCTGGCTTCCCGGTGCCCGCGCCGCCGAGCTCACCGTGTGGCATGGCTACCGGGCCTCCGAGCGCGCCGCGCTGGAGAAGGTCGTCGCCACGTTCAACGCGGCCCAGGGCGACAAGGGCACGCGCGTGAAGCTGCTCGCGATTCCCTCGGACGCCTTCACCGACAAGATCTCCGCCACCCTGCCCCGCGGCACCGGCCCGGACGTGTTCGTCTTCCCGCAGGATCGGCTCGGCGGCTGGGTGGAGGGCGGCAACCTGCTCGAGCCGCTCGATTTCTTCCTCGAGCCCGCCGTGCGCGGGCGCTACGTGCCCGGCACCCTGGAGGCCCTCACCTACCGCGGCACCGTCTACGCCCTGCCCCTGGACTTCAAGTCCATCACGATGCTGTACAACAAGAAGCTGCTGCCCACGCCGCCGCGCTCCACGGGCGAATTGCTCAAGGCGTGCAAGACGCTGGGCGCGAGCCCCGCGGGCCAGGGCGGCGTGTGCCTCGCCTACCCGTACACGGACTTCTACTACCACGCGGCCTTGATGCAGGCCTTTGGCGGGCGCGTGTTCGACCCCGGCCCCAAGGTGCGCCTGGACGCGCCGGAGAACGTCAAGTCGCTCGAGTTCCTGCTCAAGTGGACGGCGCAGAAGGGACTGCTCCCGGCCGAGCCCTCCACCGCGCTCGTCACCTCGCTCTTCAACGAGGGCAAGGCCGCCATCGTCTTCTCCGGGCCGTGGTTCATCGGGGAGATCGCCCCGGGCGTGGACTACGGGCTCGCGCCGCTGCCCACCGTGGACGAGGCGGGCGGCAAGCCCATGCGGCCCTGGCTCACCGTGGAGGGCGTGGCCATCTCCTCGAGCTCCAAGCACAAGGACGCCGCGTTCGCCTTCCTCGCCTACCTCACCGGGCCCGAGGGCGCGCGGGTCATGGCCCTGGAGGGTCGGCAGAACCCGGCGCTCGCCCAGGTGTACGAGGATCCGGCGGTGGCGAAGGATCCCGTGCTGTCGGCCATCCGCGAGCAGGCGCGCACGGCGGTGGCCATGCCCAACCTGCCGGAGATGACCATGGTCTGGGGCCCGGCGACGTCGGCCATGAACGCCGTGTCCCACAAGCTCTCCCCCCCCAAGGCCGCCCTGGAGGAGGCCCAGCGCACGGTGCAGAAGGAAGTGAAGGCCCTGCGGCGGGGCACCGTGGAGGCCGCGCCCAAGCCCTGA
- a CDS encoding coiled-coil domain-containing protein, with translation MSETRELRDRLERTQVELRQSKEALTKLRAHYARERESLERQLEQARREVAELRARLEPTSAPPPPPPVAEPAPVPVRTESFTLSTGLLALMRVPSLEDEEALGRLGRTLRMGLVDLRLRLGKPPPVVLARMPLPEARRVRDSLRAEGFAVVSGELLSRLATPLGVRRFSVGPTGLALEGERGERREVRWEDVRLLLPGKRLVATTRTETEIVKDGFNRRPRTREVTVREDDVHPFLWAYGEGLWLSFTRDTDFAGLGARRELSAFDNMRALVNLLREQAPRVVVDERLAHTPRLSLPLVDPERAYETAGELLWQSVLDGLL, from the coding sequence ATGAGCGAGACGCGAGAGCTGCGAGACCGGCTGGAGCGCACCCAGGTGGAGCTGCGCCAGTCGAAGGAGGCCCTGACGAAGCTGCGGGCGCACTACGCGCGGGAGCGCGAGTCCCTGGAGCGCCAGTTGGAGCAGGCCCGGCGCGAGGTGGCCGAGCTGCGGGCCCGTCTCGAGCCGACGTCCGCGCCGCCGCCTCCTCCGCCGGTGGCCGAGCCCGCCCCGGTGCCCGTGCGGACCGAGTCCTTCACCTTGAGCACCGGCCTGCTGGCGCTGATGCGGGTGCCGTCCCTGGAGGACGAGGAGGCCCTGGGCCGGTTGGGGCGGACGTTGCGCATGGGGCTCGTGGATCTCCGGTTGCGGCTCGGCAAACCGCCGCCCGTGGTGCTGGCGCGGATGCCGCTGCCCGAGGCGCGCCGGGTGCGGGACTCGCTGCGGGCCGAGGGCTTCGCGGTGGTGAGCGGCGAGCTGCTGTCGCGCCTGGCCACGCCCCTGGGGGTGCGGCGCTTCTCCGTGGGGCCCACGGGGCTGGCGCTGGAAGGGGAGCGGGGCGAGCGCCGGGAGGTGCGCTGGGAGGACGTGCGCCTGCTCCTGCCGGGCAAGCGGCTCGTCGCCACGACGCGCACCGAGACGGAGATCGTCAAGGACGGCTTCAACCGCCGCCCCCGGACGCGCGAGGTGACGGTGCGCGAGGACGACGTCCACCCCTTCCTGTGGGCCTATGGGGAGGGGCTGTGGCTGTCCTTCACCCGGGACACGGACTTCGCGGGCCTGGGGGCGAGGCGGGAGCTGTCGGCGTTCGACAACATGCGGGCGCTGGTGAATCTGCTCCGCGAGCAGGCCCCCCGGGTGGTGGTGGACGAGCGGCTGGCACACACGCCCCGCCTGTCCCTGCCGCTGGTGGACCCCGAGCGCGCCTACGAGACGGCGGGCGAGCTGCTGTGGCAGTCCGTGCTGGACGGACTGCTGTAG
- a CDS encoding DNA/RNA helicase domain-containing protein, whose product MDAGTLPGLLKKRFEVIEGEAPSSGEQQSWKHSLRALAEVLRDERLCRSEIFVELWMPMGGRRCDAVLTGREPEGAPAAVVVELKQWTSVGKSPWREEVVVMNDSRRHPSAQVKGYVDYLRYYHSAFVQEGVHITGCVWLHAMEDVRAIALLRDPDAFGDLAREYPLFMKRELGRFAQWLQEQLGHGEGTRAAHLIATGRPRPSEKLLDMVVQTIHGEFEWRLLDVQRQAYLRIITAVEEGRAHGTRTVVLIKGGPGTGKSVLALQLLAHGARKSWRVIHATGSQAFQTNLQGKTLAFAANLHKQLQGARFKKELPVDELFCTFSEVAKAGARQGQVLDLTVADEAHRLWEFRRLKFPNGTIRHLSDTPMIEEVISASHVTAFFLDDHQAVRAGEIGHSDVVREAAKRMGVRLVELELDIQFRCGGSDGYVQWVDMLLGFSPQADLSWKTREEYEVTVETDMARMDRRLRTLQHQNYRCRIIAGYCWSWSPVGTGATRLVHDVKDKRFGDWSAPWIEKTGQGRKPLDNQYYRWANEDAYYEQVGSIYSVQGFEFDHVGVIWGEDLVWRTDRWVADLSKNKDKTFKRDVRTSEAEALAKLRNVYRVLLTRGTRGTHVFILDAETRAHVESLLRVGLARQLA is encoded by the coding sequence GTGGACGCGGGCACGCTTCCCGGTCTGCTGAAGAAGCGATTCGAGGTCATCGAAGGCGAGGCCCCTTCGAGTGGTGAGCAGCAGTCGTGGAAGCACTCCCTGCGCGCGTTGGCGGAGGTCCTCCGCGACGAGCGCCTGTGCCGCTCGGAGATCTTCGTCGAACTGTGGATGCCCATGGGCGGACGCCGCTGTGACGCGGTGTTGACGGGGCGCGAGCCCGAGGGCGCGCCCGCGGCCGTGGTTGTCGAACTCAAGCAGTGGACGAGTGTGGGCAAATCTCCCTGGCGCGAGGAGGTGGTCGTCATGAATGACAGCCGCCGTCATCCCTCCGCCCAGGTCAAGGGCTACGTCGACTACCTGCGCTACTACCACTCCGCGTTCGTGCAGGAGGGCGTCCACATCACGGGTTGCGTCTGGCTCCATGCGATGGAGGATGTCCGCGCCATCGCCTTGTTGAGGGATCCAGACGCCTTCGGGGATCTCGCTCGCGAATATCCCCTGTTCATGAAGCGGGAGCTGGGGCGGTTCGCGCAATGGCTTCAGGAGCAGCTCGGACACGGCGAGGGGACCCGGGCGGCGCACCTCATCGCCACCGGGCGTCCACGCCCCTCGGAGAAGTTGCTCGACATGGTCGTTCAGACGATTCATGGCGAGTTCGAGTGGCGGCTTCTCGATGTGCAGCGGCAGGCCTACCTGCGAATCATCACCGCCGTGGAGGAGGGCCGCGCCCATGGCACGCGCACGGTGGTGTTGATCAAGGGCGGGCCGGGGACGGGAAAGAGTGTCCTCGCCCTTCAACTCCTGGCCCATGGCGCGCGCAAGAGCTGGCGGGTGATTCATGCGACGGGTTCCCAGGCCTTTCAGACCAACCTCCAGGGCAAGACCCTCGCGTTCGCGGCGAACCTGCACAAGCAGCTCCAAGGCGCGCGCTTCAAGAAGGAGCTCCCCGTGGACGAGCTCTTCTGCACCTTCTCGGAGGTCGCCAAGGCGGGAGCACGTCAAGGACAGGTCCTCGACCTGACGGTCGCCGACGAGGCGCATCGGCTGTGGGAGTTCCGGCGCTTGAAGTTCCCGAATGGCACCATTCGCCACCTCTCCGACACGCCGATGATCGAGGAGGTCATCAGCGCGAGCCATGTCACGGCCTTCTTCCTCGATGACCACCAGGCGGTGCGCGCGGGGGAGATCGGTCACTCGGATGTCGTGCGCGAGGCCGCGAAGCGCATGGGCGTGCGGCTCGTCGAGCTGGAGCTGGACATTCAGTTCCGGTGTGGAGGCAGCGATGGCTACGTCCAATGGGTCGACATGCTGTTGGGCTTCTCGCCGCAGGCCGACCTCTCCTGGAAGACGCGCGAGGAGTACGAGGTCACGGTCGAGACCGACATGGCACGAATGGATCGGCGGCTGCGCACGCTCCAGCACCAGAACTACCGCTGCCGGATCATCGCGGGGTACTGCTGGTCATGGTCCCCGGTGGGGACGGGCGCCACCCGCCTCGTGCACGACGTGAAGGACAAGCGCTTCGGGGATTGGAGCGCGCCCTGGATCGAGAAGACGGGACAGGGGCGCAAGCCCCTGGACAATCAGTATTACCGCTGGGCCAACGAGGATGCCTATTACGAGCAGGTGGGCTCCATCTACTCGGTGCAGGGCTTCGAGTTCGATCACGTGGGCGTGATCTGGGGCGAGGATCTCGTCTGGCGCACGGACCGGTGGGTCGCGGACCTCTCCAAGAACAAGGACAAGACCTTCAAGCGGGACGTGCGCACGAGTGAAGCCGAGGCCCTGGCCAAGTTGCGCAACGTCTACCGGGTGCTGCTCACGCGCGGGACGCGGGGCACCCACGTGTTCATCCTGGACGCGGAAACACGCGCGCACGTCGAGTCGCTGCTGCGCGTCGGGCTGGCCAGACAGTTGGCCTGA
- a CDS encoding fumarylacetoacetate hydrolase family protein, producing the protein MTASSDFVFAPPARPSLPIEGTSARFPVRRIYCVGQNYGAHAREMGSDPTRTPPFFFSKPADAVRVPGEPVPFASSTGQLDYEIELVVALHRGGENVTPEQALSLVYGYAAGVDLTRRDLQAEAKKGGRPWDAAKGFDASAPLGVLRRAEGVAPPQGRIHLNVNGQTRQDARITDMIWSVAEVIAKASQLWRLEPGDLLFTGTPHGVGPLQRGDRVEGAVEGVGEVSFTLT; encoded by the coding sequence ATGACCGCCTCCTCCGACTTCGTCTTCGCGCCGCCCGCGCGCCCCAGCCTGCCCATCGAGGGCACCTCCGCCCGCTTCCCCGTGCGCCGCATCTACTGCGTGGGGCAGAACTACGGCGCCCACGCGCGGGAGATGGGCTCGGATCCCACGCGCACGCCGCCCTTCTTCTTCTCCAAGCCGGCGGATGCCGTGCGCGTGCCGGGCGAGCCCGTGCCCTTCGCGTCCTCCACCGGCCAGCTCGACTACGAGATCGAGCTCGTGGTGGCGCTGCACCGGGGCGGCGAGAACGTCACCCCCGAGCAGGCCCTGTCGCTCGTGTACGGCTACGCGGCGGGCGTGGACCTGACCCGGAGAGACTTGCAGGCCGAGGCCAAGAAGGGCGGCCGGCCGTGGGACGCGGCCAAGGGCTTCGACGCGTCGGCGCCCCTGGGCGTGCTGCGCCGCGCCGAGGGTGTGGCGCCGCCCCAGGGCCGCATCCACCTGAACGTGAATGGCCAGACGCGCCAGGACGCGCGCATCACCGACATGATCTGGAGCGTGGCGGAGGTGATCGCCAAGGCCTCGCAGCTCTGGCGCCTGGAGCCGGGGGACCTCCTCTTCACCGGCACGCCGCACGGCGTGGGTCCGCTGCAGCGCGGCGACCGCGTGGAGGGCGCCGTGGAGGGCGTGGGCGAGGTGTCCTTCACGCTGACGTGA